One Catharus ustulatus isolate bCatUst1 chromosome 2, bCatUst1.pri.v2, whole genome shotgun sequence genomic window carries:
- the LOC116992678 gene encoding T-lymphocyte activation antigen CD80-like: MMCLPASPPALALRLGLGLLVLLCLGIGQALEKKVVRGRVGEKVSLPCCHEIPSSESLQNYRVYWQKNITDVVLAYSKGSMMSQPERYQNRTEMDLWNLTLWISPVEILDNGSYQCVVQRNSIVVCDEPVILFVTADFSKPNITAEVSAESCESTETVVTCSSHGGFPKPRISGTLNNMSVEWNARWVSESSLSPYNVTGKLVLNVTKDVNITCSVEYNGISKSASLLLEKTNNCIVPPVTPPYNVIIASIIIVTTFILATILAARYLPRRVCSHCCKRQDSVEECMKEYTKASMSPKVTSETSSV; encoded by the exons GCCAAGCACTGGAGAAGAAAGTGGTCAGAGGCAGAGTAGGGGAGAAGGTCAGCCTGCCTTGTTGCCATGAGATCCCCAGCTCAGAAAGCCTGCAGAACTACCGGGTGTACTGGCAGAAGAACATTACAGACGTGGTGCTGGCCTACTCAAAGGGGAGCATGATGTCCCAGCCCGAGCGGTACCAGAACCGGACAGAGATGGACCTCTGGAACCTCACCCTGTGGATCTCCCCCGTGGAAATCCTGGACAATGGCTCCTACCAGTGCGTAGTTCAGCGCAACTCCATCGTGGTGTGCGACGAGCCTGTCATCCTCTTTGTCACAG CTGACTTCAGCAAGCCCAACATAACAGCAGAAGTGTCCGCCGAGTCCTGCGAGTCGACTGAGACGGTGGTAACATGCTCTTCCCACGGAGGGTTCCCCAAGCCCAGAATCTCTGGAACCCTCAACAACATGTCTGTGGAGTGGAATGCCAGATGGGTGTCTGAGTCCAGCCTCAGCCCATACAATGTCACTGGAAAGCTGGTGCTCAATGTCACCAAAGACGTCAACATCACTTGCTCCGTTGAATACAATGGCATTTCCAAGTCCGCCAGTTTGCTTCTTG aaaaaacaaacaactgcaTTGTTCCTCCTGTGACTCCACCTTATAATGTCATTATTGCTTCAATTATCATCGTTACCACCTTCATTTTGGCTACCATCCTGGCAGCAAGATACCTCCCGAGGCGTG tttgttctcACTGTTGTAAGCGCCAGGATTCAGTGGAAGAGTGTATGAAAGAATATACAAAGGCATCCATGAGCCCTAAAGTGACATCTGAAACATCATCTGTATGA